From Nitratidesulfovibrio vulgaris str. Hildenborough, a single genomic window includes:
- a CDS encoding XRE family transcriptional regulator, translated as MVNRTPQAAQSASLGFTVPRPVALKTFLRSAGYLNTDVAEMFGVTPGRASVILGSDACPEKYRDILRGLQVPEELLPQRSPERPGPQRRRSEAEA; from the coding sequence ATGGTTAACAGAACCCCACAAGCGGCGCAATCCGCCTCCCTCGGGTTCACCGTGCCGCGCCCGGTCGCCCTCAAGACCTTTCTCCGTTCCGCTGGCTACCTGAATACCGATGTCGCTGAGATGTTCGGAGTCACGCCCGGGCGGGCCTCTGTCATTCTTGGCAGTGATGCATGCCCTGAAAAGTACCGTGACATCCTTCGCGGACTGCAGGTTCCCGAGGAGTTGCTTCCTCAGCGCAGCCCCGAGCGGCCCGGCCCTCAGCGGCGTCGCTCTGAAGCCGAGGCATAG
- a CDS encoding gp53-like domain-containing protein — translation MHRIDGPGATQDNRFTDGDPTAGIPPTIVTDDWANAVQEELSGVIEGAGLTLDKAKHDQLKAAITKMITDRAAPLATTEQAGLVELATPAEVLTGTDADRGVTPAGLANLLHNLTTPAQFARDKKAATTEFVQRALGNFAGMTGYAASTTLEAGDCGKVIMAQGAGLTFTLPQASSVPQGSVIEIYGNGAGVMVARQGSDTLVNGLAGPATSIAIGGYDTARFVAVSSAWYVLGGSIHLTGASNTAANLTSTGYQRFPSGLLWQWTHITDAIAAGGNRVLTFPYAFPASVLFAHATARHGQQAGAGALSVVISGLQSVTVYNNGAAAVNGAFLTALGF, via the coding sequence ATGCATAGAATCGACGGCCCCGGTGCCACGCAAGACAACCGTTTCACCGATGGCGACCCCACGGCAGGCATTCCGCCTACCATCGTTACCGACGACTGGGCCAACGCCGTGCAGGAAGAACTTTCGGGCGTCATCGAGGGCGCGGGCCTCACGCTGGACAAGGCGAAGCACGACCAGCTGAAGGCCGCCATCACCAAGATGATAACCGACCGGGCCGCACCGCTGGCCACCACGGAACAGGCGGGGCTTGTGGAACTGGCCACCCCGGCGGAGGTGCTGACGGGCACGGATGCAGACCGGGGCGTGACCCCAGCAGGGCTGGCGAACCTGCTGCACAACCTCACCACCCCAGCGCAGTTCGCCCGCGACAAAAAAGCCGCCACCACGGAGTTCGTGCAGCGGGCACTTGGCAACTTCGCAGGCATGACAGGCTACGCAGCCAGCACGACCCTTGAAGCCGGTGACTGCGGCAAAGTCATCATGGCACAAGGGGCAGGGTTGACGTTCACGCTGCCGCAGGCGTCATCCGTCCCTCAAGGCTCGGTGATTGAAATCTACGGAAACGGCGCGGGCGTCATGGTAGCGCGGCAAGGTTCCGACACGCTGGTGAACGGCCTTGCGGGGCCTGCCACGAGCATTGCCATTGGCGGCTACGACACCGCCCGATTCGTGGCCGTGTCGAGTGCATGGTACGTGCTGGGCGGCTCAATCCACCTTACCGGAGCCTCGAATACGGCCGCCAACCTGACGTCCACCGGTTATCAGCGGTTCCCGAGCGGGCTGCTATGGCAGTGGACGCACATCACCGATGCAATCGCCGCAGGGGGCAACAGGGTGCTGACGTTCCCTTACGCCTTCCCGGCGTCGGTGCTGTTCGCTCATGCGACAGCCCGTCACGGCCAGCAGGCGGGCGCGGGTGCTCTCTCCGTCGTCATATCCGGCTTACAAAGCGTGACCGTCTACAACAACGGGGCTGCCGCCGTGAACGGTGCATTCCTCACCGCGCTTGGATTCTAG
- a CDS encoding type II toxin-antitoxin system HicA family toxin, whose protein sequence is MKTTELVKRLKGLGFQEVGGKKHIKYRHPDGRWTVISKGSHEISVDLLKNMEKQIKEKLT, encoded by the coding sequence ATGAAGACGACGGAACTGGTAAAACGGCTGAAGGGGCTAGGGTTTCAAGAGGTCGGGGGTAAAAAGCACATCAAATACAGACACCCCGACGGAAGATGGACGGTCATCAGCAAGGGTAGCCACGAAATCTCCGTCGACCTCTTGAAGAACATGGAAAAGCAAATCAAGGAAAAACTAACGTAA
- a CDS encoding YchJ family protein — MNACPCGSGLALEACCGPYLHEGKTVPTPEALMRSRYTAHTLGMYDYLDETTHPDTREDVSTEEMRAWSEAVQWEGLEVLETRGGHEGDVTGEVSFVARYMLGGVPQELREDSFFRREGDRWYYVDGMVHGSEPYRREQPKVGRNEPCPCGSGRKYKKCCGK, encoded by the coding sequence ATGAACGCTTGTCCCTGCGGCTCAGGCCTCGCTCTTGAGGCGTGCTGCGGCCCCTATCTGCATGAAGGAAAGACCGTCCCGACGCCCGAAGCCCTGATGCGTTCGCGCTATACCGCGCATACGCTCGGCATGTACGACTACCTCGACGAGACGACTCACCCCGACACACGTGAGGACGTCAGCACCGAAGAGATGCGCGCATGGTCGGAGGCCGTCCAGTGGGAGGGGCTTGAAGTGCTCGAAACCCGCGGGGGGCATGAGGGAGACGTCACGGGCGAGGTCTCTTTCGTGGCCCGGTACATGCTTGGCGGGGTTCCGCAGGAATTGCGCGAGGACAGCTTCTTCCGCCGCGAGGGTGACCGCTGGTACTATGTCGACGGCATGGTGCACGGCAGTGAACCCTACCGCCGCGAACAGCCGAAGGTGGGGCGCAACGAGCCCTGCCCCTGTGGCAGCGGCCGCAAGTACAAGAAGTGCTGCGGCAAGTAA
- a CDS encoding tyrosine-type recombinase/integrase gives MANNSRHIKTKHKGVFYRESVSRTLRGKPDRCYSIWYQDAQGKGHWKRIGWASEGVTPESALLERMEICRDVGRGLPIADAESFTVGDAVEHYMRMAKAEKKTSADKARAHYDKHLGPLLHALPLVAVTSTMLTEITGRLLDHLSEQSVVHLVAFARRAVYRAIRDQRYRGANPFSSRRESAYRMPAVDSARERFFTPEEATTLLATLQRSSRPLYAMSLLSLRTGLRVTEIFGLTGQSLSPATGFINFTDKQHKRARVHADGDIFEMLAEFVGAPGELLFPTADGRRQRRVSSTFSRTVERLGLNAGITDDRQRITFHTWRHTFASWLAQSGQVTLQELMGLMRHKTLSMTLRYAHLIPSQQREKLSIVGQALANASNN, from the coding sequence ATGGCTAATAACTCTCGACACATCAAGACAAAGCACAAGGGCGTCTTCTACCGCGAGAGCGTATCTCGTACTCTTCGCGGGAAGCCAGACCGCTGCTACTCGATCTGGTACCAAGATGCCCAAGGTAAAGGGCACTGGAAGCGGATTGGCTGGGCCTCCGAGGGAGTGACCCCCGAGTCGGCCCTGCTTGAGCGCATGGAGATTTGCCGGGACGTGGGCCGGGGCCTGCCCATTGCCGATGCAGAGTCGTTCACCGTTGGGGATGCCGTCGAGCACTATATGCGAATGGCCAAGGCTGAGAAGAAGACCTCGGCCGACAAAGCTCGGGCTCACTATGACAAGCATTTGGGGCCGCTTCTCCATGCGCTGCCCTTGGTGGCCGTAACATCCACCATGCTCACAGAGATCACGGGCAGGTTGCTTGATCATCTGTCTGAGCAGAGCGTGGTTCACTTGGTCGCCTTTGCACGTCGGGCCGTATACCGCGCTATCCGCGATCAACGGTACAGAGGGGCCAACCCCTTCAGCTCCCGTCGTGAGAGCGCCTATCGCATGCCCGCTGTCGACTCTGCCCGTGAACGCTTCTTCACCCCTGAAGAGGCCACGACCCTGCTGGCTACGCTGCAGCGCTCTTCTCGGCCCTTGTACGCCATGAGCTTGCTCTCGTTGCGCACTGGTCTCCGGGTAACGGAGATCTTTGGCCTCACTGGCCAGAGCCTCTCCCCTGCGACGGGGTTCATCAACTTCACTGACAAGCAGCACAAGCGGGCGAGGGTCCACGCTGACGGTGATATCTTCGAGATGCTGGCAGAGTTTGTGGGAGCCCCTGGGGAACTCCTGTTCCCCACAGCCGATGGACGCCGGCAACGCCGAGTATCCTCCACGTTTTCGCGCACCGTCGAAAGGCTGGGCCTCAACGCCGGCATTACGGATGACCGCCAACGCATCACGTTTCACACGTGGCGGCACACCTTCGCTTCTTGGCTGGCGCAGTCTGGTCAAGTCACGCTGCAGGAACTCATGGGGCTGATGCGTCACAAGACCCTCAGCATGACCCTGAGGTATGCGCACCTCATCCCCTCCCAGCAACGAGAGAAGTTGAGCATTGTAGGCCAAGCGCTGGCCAACGCGAGCAATAACTAG
- a CDS encoding YfbU family protein, whose protein sequence is MKLTAVERLIIANQHQILELIDAENADNHKLCREAIERGYLEDYYWITNTSILNEPSSDVIDVVRNTLNMFDWLQRLLGVDDGKNIPSNALFDGFDGNTEDDHFAYMEFFLQGSHGSPRYESLKWTKPKDHNSHAPMVHIYERMLTVWEDLSKDGYDHLTEEDAHKVLSVRTNHEG, encoded by the coding sequence ATGAAACTGACAGCTGTTGAAAGACTCATCATCGCAAATCAGCATCAAATATTGGAACTCATTGACGCTGAGAATGCCGACAACCATAAACTTTGCAGGGAAGCCATAGAGCGTGGTTACCTTGAAGATTATTACTGGATAACTAATACGAGCATATTAAACGAACCTTCGAGTGATGTAATTGATGTCGTCCGCAACACGCTTAACATGTTTGACTGGCTTCAACGGCTGCTTGGAGTCGACGACGGGAAGAACATCCCAAGTAATGCGCTGTTCGACGGGTTTGACGGCAACACAGAAGACGACCACTTTGCATATATGGAGTTCTTCCTCCAAGGGAGCCATGGCTCACCGCGGTACGAAAGCTTGAAGTGGACAAAGCCCAAAGACCATAACAGCCATGCGCCTATGGTCCACATATACGAACGAATGCTGACCGTTTGGGAAGACCTTTCCAAAGACGGTTATGATCATTTGACCGAAGAAGACGCGCACAAAGTCCTTTCGGTACGCACCAACCACGAAGGCTAA
- a CDS encoding phage regulatory CII family protein — MTEHDSILEVLQEDVKRAPSGRSASQISALMGKGYSTLMNELNGSIPGHKFGLLQLIPLMQATGSTRPLDYLCGAMGCVCLSLPAGLRPLASAERDAIRAVREFGELMATLGDALGDGSISAEEGRRIKADGYEALRAIIAIVSRAEEAERVRS; from the coding sequence ATGACCGAGCACGACTCCATCCTTGAAGTGTTGCAGGAAGACGTGAAGCGCGCACCCTCGGGTCGTAGCGCGTCGCAGATCTCCGCGCTCATGGGCAAGGGCTATTCAACGCTCATGAATGAACTGAACGGCTCCATACCGGGCCACAAGTTCGGCTTGTTGCAGCTCATTCCGCTCATGCAAGCCACCGGGTCGACGCGCCCGCTCGACTACCTGTGCGGGGCCATGGGGTGCGTCTGCCTGTCTCTGCCAGCAGGATTGCGGCCCTTGGCCAGCGCAGAGCGTGACGCCATACGAGCCGTGCGCGAGTTCGGAGAACTCATGGCCACGCTCGGCGATGCGCTTGGTGATGGCTCCATCAGTGCCGAAGAGGGACGTCGCATCAAGGCCGATGGGTATGAAGCCTTGCGGGCCATCATCGCTATCGTCAGCCGGGCAGAAGAGGCAGAGCGCGTTCGCTCGTAG
- a CDS encoding DUF3313 domain-containing protein: MRRGLGLSLVGLLLMVSLLAGCAAHRGERVSKSGFLRDYSQLKPGDEGMAVLIYRKPDADMRKYQNIIIDPVRVLLGPEAQWEVEPGELYNLAREYRAALIREVSPLYPVVDTPSPETMRLRVALTDIKPGSPVRGVLTLLPVGMAIAGATKATTGEFSDVGKVETEMELIDSVTGERLGAAVDRQVGTKAPFRGEFDDARDAFDFWAKRLARGLAQARAQR; this comes from the coding sequence ATGCGTCGTGGTCTGGGGCTGAGTCTTGTCGGGCTGCTGCTGATGGTGTCCCTTCTCGCTGGATGTGCAGCGCACAGGGGTGAGCGGGTGTCGAAGTCCGGCTTCCTTCGCGACTATTCGCAGTTGAAGCCGGGTGACGAGGGCATGGCGGTGCTGATCTACCGCAAGCCCGATGCCGACATGCGCAAGTATCAGAACATCATCATAGACCCTGTACGAGTGCTGCTGGGGCCTGAGGCGCAGTGGGAGGTCGAGCCGGGTGAACTGTACAACCTGGCCCGTGAATACAGGGCAGCCTTGATTCGTGAGGTGTCGCCCCTGTATCCCGTCGTGGACACGCCAAGCCCGGAGACGATGCGCCTGCGTGTGGCGCTGACCGACATCAAGCCCGGCAGTCCGGTCCGGGGCGTACTGACGCTGCTTCCGGTGGGCATGGCCATTGCCGGGGCAACGAAGGCCACCACCGGCGAGTTCTCGGATGTGGGCAAGGTGGAGACGGAGATGGAACTCATCGATTCCGTCACGGGCGAGAGGCTTGGCGCCGCTGTAGACCGGCAGGTGGGCACCAAGGCCCCGTTCAGGGGAGAGTTCGATGATGCCCGCGATGCCTTCGACTTCTGGGCCAAGCGGCTGGCGAGGGGCCTCGCGCAGGCCCGGGCACAGCGGTGA
- a CDS encoding PilZ domain-containing protein: protein MSNDDERRRYKRLPKAFHVLAHEFKFPIAAQPRFETTCADISAGGLCVEASRRFTPGDKLQIKVHIPTLNKYSPGFFKYYENDADQYLHAIAEVTWVDPSAGRYMTGLRFLDVDEDACRALAGLITKAVREMDDD from the coding sequence ATGAGCAACGACGACGAACGGCGCAGGTACAAACGTCTGCCGAAGGCGTTCCATGTCCTCGCGCACGAATTCAAGTTTCCCATCGCGGCCCAGCCAAGGTTCGAGACCACCTGTGCCGACATCAGTGCCGGGGGTCTCTGTGTCGAGGCATCGCGCCGCTTCACCCCGGGTGACAAACTGCAGATCAAGGTTCACATCCCCACTCTGAACAAATACTCGCCCGGCTTCTTCAAATACTATGAGAACGACGCCGACCAGTACCTGCATGCCATCGCGGAGGTGACATGGGTCGACCCTTCGGCGGGACGCTACATGACAGGTCTGCGCTTTCTTGATGTTGACGAGGACGCATGCCGCGCTCTCGCCGGACTCATCACGAAAGCCGTCCGTGAAATGGATGACGATTGA
- a CDS encoding protein-tyrosine phosphatase family protein, translated as MTFLRALLGATGQTLRAALAGLTVKPHSGHPVFPVTWVTPHIAAGPAPVSAAHLEALREQGIVAILNVCEELCTLADTEEAAGFEVRFLPIEDEGAPEPDALEEVLDWLDESVWRGRKVYVHCRWGVGRTGTVLHAYLLRRGLSPRRAEHFLSRLRSRPTSYTQWRSLRRFARRNPALTVREAAVEPGVADAMTPVLRDLARLVQEVERHVEAATPGISPEAFADAPRCGRDHVRCCATPPTLTLAEAAALTAAMDALLSSTQRDELRQKTSRGSGVPCPLLHDQRCLLYEARPLRCRTADMDETARLRLLEEVVADTLDDLDRRVFGLLAGCTPATSPPCFPIVEVLSGRYVATTFRHVACGLNTGKP; from the coding sequence ATGACCTTTCTGCGCGCCCTCCTCGGGGCCACGGGGCAGACCTTGCGCGCAGCCCTCGCAGGGCTGACCGTCAAACCGCATTCGGGGCACCCGGTCTTTCCGGTCACATGGGTCACGCCGCATATCGCGGCAGGGCCTGCCCCCGTGTCTGCCGCGCACCTCGAAGCCCTTCGTGAACAGGGCATCGTCGCCATCCTCAACGTCTGCGAAGAGTTGTGCACCCTCGCCGACACCGAAGAGGCTGCGGGTTTCGAAGTGCGCTTCCTGCCCATCGAGGACGAGGGCGCACCGGAACCCGACGCGCTGGAAGAGGTGCTGGACTGGCTTGACGAATCGGTATGGCGGGGCCGCAAGGTATACGTGCACTGCCGCTGGGGGGTGGGACGCACGGGCACGGTGCTCCATGCCTACCTGCTGCGACGCGGCCTCTCGCCTCGACGGGCAGAGCACTTTCTCTCACGGCTGAGGTCGCGTCCCACAAGCTACACCCAATGGCGGTCACTCCGGCGCTTTGCCCGGCGCAACCCGGCGCTCACGGTGCGTGAAGCCGCCGTGGAACCCGGCGTGGCGGACGCCATGACGCCGGTGCTGCGCGACCTCGCCCGCCTCGTGCAGGAGGTGGAACGACACGTCGAGGCCGCCACTCCCGGCATATCCCCCGAAGCCTTCGCAGATGCCCCCCGCTGCGGACGCGACCATGTCCGCTGTTGTGCCACGCCGCCTACGCTCACCCTCGCCGAGGCGGCCGCACTCACCGCCGCCATGGATGCCCTCCTCTCGTCCACGCAACGGGATGAACTGCGACAGAAGACCTCTCGCGGGTCCGGCGTTCCGTGCCCGCTGCTTCACGACCAGAGATGCCTTCTCTATGAGGCGCGCCCTCTCCGGTGCCGCACGGCGGACATGGACGAGACGGCCCGCCTCCGCCTCCTTGAAGAGGTGGTCGCCGACACGCTGGACGACCTCGACCGTCGTGTCTTCGGCCTGCTGGCAGGATGCACTCCCGCCACCTCGCCCCCCTGCTTCCCCATCGTCGAGGTCCTGTCGGGCCGTTACGTTGCGACAACCTTCCGGCATGTGGCCTGTGGACTGAACACCGGCAAGCCCTGA
- the serS gene encoding serine--tRNA ligase: MLDLKLLQKNPEVVAKALAMRHSDIDIATFTTLDTRRRALLTEVESLKSERNKASAEVAKAKRAGEDASALIERLGGVSERIKALDLEAEAVKSEQNDWMLTIPNIPHESVPEGRDENDNVEVLRWGTPRAFSFTPREHWDIGVALGGLDFERAGKLAGSRFTVYWKWAARLERALANYFLDTHISANGYTEVLPPFMVNRKTMTGTGQLPKFEEDLFRLESWDYFLIPTAEVPLTNLHADEILEEGDLPLGYTAQTPCFRSEAGSYGKDTRGLIRQHQFTKVEMVRFAHPERSFDELERMRGHAEALLQNLGLPYRVITLCSGDMGFSATKTYDLEVWLPGQDKYREISSCSNCGDFQARRANIRFRPAGGGKPEFVHTLNGSGLAVGRTLVAVLENYQQEDGSVIVPEVLRPYMGGLERITA; this comes from the coding sequence ATGCTCGATCTCAAACTTTTGCAGAAGAACCCCGAAGTGGTCGCCAAGGCACTCGCCATGCGCCATTCGGACATCGACATCGCAACGTTCACCACGCTGGATACCCGTCGCAGGGCACTGCTCACCGAGGTGGAAAGCCTCAAGAGCGAACGCAACAAGGCCTCGGCTGAAGTGGCCAAGGCCAAGCGCGCGGGCGAGGACGCATCGGCACTCATCGAACGCCTTGGCGGTGTTTCAGAGCGCATCAAGGCGCTCGACCTCGAAGCGGAAGCGGTCAAGTCGGAACAGAACGACTGGATGCTGACCATCCCCAACATTCCGCACGAGAGCGTCCCCGAAGGCCGCGACGAGAACGACAACGTCGAAGTGCTCCGCTGGGGGACACCGCGCGCCTTCAGCTTCACTCCTCGCGAACACTGGGATATCGGCGTCGCCCTTGGCGGGCTTGATTTCGAGCGTGCAGGCAAGCTCGCTGGCAGCCGGTTCACTGTCTACTGGAAGTGGGCAGCGCGGCTTGAGCGTGCCCTTGCCAACTACTTCCTCGACACGCATATCAGTGCCAACGGCTACACCGAGGTGCTGCCCCCCTTCATGGTCAACCGCAAGACCATGACCGGCACGGGGCAACTGCCCAAATTCGAGGAGGATCTCTTCCGCCTTGAAAGCTGGGACTATTTCCTCATCCCCACCGCCGAAGTGCCCCTGACCAACCTGCACGCCGATGAGATACTCGAAGAGGGCGACCTCCCCCTCGGGTACACGGCCCAGACGCCCTGCTTCCGTTCCGAGGCGGGCAGCTACGGCAAGGACACGCGAGGGCTCATCCGCCAGCATCAGTTCACCAAGGTGGAAATGGTGCGTTTTGCCCACCCCGAACGCTCGTTCGATGAACTGGAACGGATGAGGGGACATGCCGAAGCGCTGCTCCAGAACCTTGGCCTGCCCTACCGAGTGATCACCCTGTGCAGTGGCGATATGGGCTTTTCGGCCACCAAGACGTACGACCTCGAAGTCTGGCTGCCCGGTCAAGACAAGTACCGCGAGATTTCGTCGTGCTCCAACTGCGGCGACTTCCAGGCACGCAGGGCCAATATCCGCTTCCGGCCCGCCGGTGGTGGCAAGCCCGAGTTCGTGCATACGCTGAACGGTTCCGGCCTCGCGGTGGGACGCACCCTTGTCGCCGTTCTCGAGAACTACCAGCAGGAAGACGGTTCCGTCATCGTGCCGGAAGTGCTGCGTCCTTACATGGGCGGCCTTGAACGCATCACGGCCTGA
- a CDS encoding type II toxin-antitoxin system HicB family antitoxin produces MRYPLLVSKDAGSSYGGILPDFPGCYPMGETLDELLDNVQDAVETWMLGEDPEIFPQPSRLEDVQRLEEADGKVLLLVEVNPDFLDSTPQRINITVPRYALGLIDKAAKASGSTRSAYLVSSALERVQPRG; encoded by the coding sequence ATGCGCTACCCTCTCCTCGTATCCAAAGACGCGGGCAGCAGTTACGGCGGTATTCTTCCGGACTTCCCCGGCTGCTATCCTATGGGTGAGACTCTCGACGAACTGCTCGACAACGTACAAGACGCTGTCGAAACGTGGATGCTCGGCGAAGACCCCGAGATATTCCCGCAGCCGTCTCGGCTTGAAGACGTGCAGCGGCTCGAAGAGGCCGATGGCAAGGTGCTTCTGTTGGTGGAGGTGAACCCGGACTTTCTGGATAGCACTCCGCAGCGCATCAATATCACTGTGCCGCGTTACGCTCTTGGGCTTATCGACAAAGCCGCCAAGGCATCTGGCTCAACCCGGTCAGCCTATCTGGTAAGCTCGGCACTCGAGCGAGTGCAGCCACGAGGGTAA
- a CDS encoding NifB/NifX family molybdenum-iron cluster-binding protein, giving the protein MFKIALPSRDGIVDEHFGHCEYFTLLTVDEGRRVVEEEQLAPPPGCGCKSNIIPVLVEKGVRVLLGGNMGEGAVMKLRQHGIEVVRGASGPVSEVAAKWLAGELADKQELCTAHGHHHEGCGGHH; this is encoded by the coding sequence ATGTTCAAGATTGCCCTGCCGTCGCGCGACGGTATCGTTGACGAGCATTTCGGCCATTGCGAATACTTCACGCTTCTGACAGTGGACGAAGGCAGGCGTGTTGTGGAAGAAGAGCAGCTGGCACCCCCTCCCGGTTGCGGCTGCAAGTCCAACATCATCCCCGTACTGGTCGAAAAGGGTGTGCGCGTGCTGCTGGGTGGCAACATGGGCGAAGGCGCCGTCATGAAGCTCAGACAGCATGGCATCGAAGTGGTGCGCGGCGCTTCCGGCCCTGTGTCCGAGGTCGCCGCGAAATGGCTTGCCGGCGAACTGGCCGACAAGCAGGAACTCTGCACGGCGCACGGCCATCATCATGAGGGCTGCGGCGGCCATCATTAA
- a CDS encoding LexA family transcriptional regulator has translation MQTKGKDWSQHYKMLCDIFLKSEYVTHFGATKLGLARCLGASQGKTQNWEKGQWPSASDLAVIAEKFGCSYRWLVTGEGDPFDHQQPPTMSAAPPRLRAVPMMGLASCGVEGWNQQTSIAVSASPLIMGEKMVAVVAAGESMVPAGIASGQICYCDPEQPVLEGDAVYVVRRDNMATIKMYLGEGERAGYLRMQGWLDPDAQGVRRNFFIDVLRDQVVTIAPVIYVRRRL, from the coding sequence ATGCAAACAAAGGGCAAAGATTGGTCGCAACACTATAAAATGCTTTGCGATATTTTTTTAAAGTCTGAATACGTTACCCACTTTGGGGCAACGAAACTTGGTCTTGCCCGCTGCCTTGGGGCTTCTCAAGGAAAGACGCAGAATTGGGAGAAGGGCCAATGGCCCTCGGCAAGCGATCTCGCGGTGATCGCGGAGAAGTTCGGCTGCTCGTACCGCTGGCTCGTTACGGGCGAAGGCGACCCGTTCGACCATCAACAGCCTCCCACCATGTCCGCAGCCCCCCCGCGGCTGAGGGCCGTCCCCATGATGGGGCTGGCCTCATGTGGTGTCGAAGGATGGAATCAGCAGACCAGCATCGCGGTGAGCGCGTCGCCGTTGATTATGGGAGAGAAGATGGTGGCCGTCGTAGCCGCGGGTGAATCAATGGTTCCCGCAGGCATCGCGAGTGGGCAAATCTGCTACTGCGACCCCGAGCAGCCAGTGCTGGAGGGCGATGCAGTCTACGTGGTCCGTCGCGATAACATGGCGACCATCAAGATGTATTTGGGAGAGGGAGAGAGGGCGGGTTATCTACGCATGCAGGGATGGCTCGACCCGGACGCCCAAGGGGTGCGCCGGAACTTCTTCATTGATGTGTTGCGCGATCAGGTGGTCACCATTGCCCCTGTGATCTACGTTCGAAGACGGTTGTAA
- a CDS encoding helix-turn-helix transcriptional regulator, giving the protein MNANHILSIQRAGNGLIVHENDACQVYETRQHRATAMREMLQRIAAVVVNTMETTKLDVRIEVRDRTTGEEAETSPPSLWLSPDDVEREYNLPQRYLEQLRRDNIGPRYSKPTAKQVRYRRSDVEDWLTNAYQPTQDQPCS; this is encoded by the coding sequence ATGAACGCTAACCATATCCTCTCCATCCAGCGGGCTGGCAATGGCCTGATTGTCCATGAGAATGATGCGTGCCAAGTGTACGAGACCCGTCAACACCGTGCGACCGCGATGCGCGAGATGCTGCAGCGCATAGCGGCGGTCGTGGTCAATACAATGGAGACGACCAAGCTGGACGTGCGAATTGAGGTACGGGACAGGACGACAGGAGAGGAAGCAGAGACCAGCCCACCCAGCCTGTGGCTGTCCCCTGACGATGTGGAACGTGAATACAACCTGCCACAGCGTTATCTGGAACAGCTGCGGCGCGATAATATCGGCCCGCGTTACTCCAAGCCGACAGCGAAGCAGGTGCGCTACAGGCGTTCCGACGTCGAGGATTGGCTCACAAACGCCTACCAGCCGACGCAGGATCAACCGTGCAGCTAG
- a CDS encoding tail assembly protein: protein MIFYSPQTGGFYAAHLHAHIPADAVAITAEEHTALLEAQTRGFVIRPDSAGRPVAMAAPGPSLADAKAAKRAEIAAGHDAALAGVVAISDPTPTVVAVEAALLATTDPTGLDYARQKLATRRAELEAMVEAAQTVESVMAVAVSYPV, encoded by the coding sequence ATGATTTTCTATTCGCCCCAGACAGGCGGCTTCTATGCCGCCCACCTTCATGCCCACATACCGGCCGACGCGGTGGCCATCACCGCCGAAGAGCACACCGCACTGCTGGAAGCGCAGACGCGGGGCTTTGTCATCCGGCCGGATAGTGCAGGGCGACCCGTGGCTATGGCAGCACCGGGGCCTTCACTGGCCGATGCCAAAGCCGCCAAACGTGCGGAGATTGCCGCCGGGCATGATGCCGCCCTCGCGGGTGTGGTGGCTATCTCCGACCCCACGCCCACCGTTGTGGCTGTTGAAGCTGCACTGCTGGCCACCACCGACCCAACCGGGCTGGACTATGCCCGGCAGAAGCTGGCCACGCGCCGGGCAGAACTTGAAGCGATGGTTGAAGCCGCGCAGACGGTGGAATCGGTCATGGCCGTGGCGGTGAGCTATCCGGTGTAG